The Arachis ipaensis cultivar K30076 chromosome B05, Araip1.1, whole genome shotgun sequence nucleotide sequence acagagagttgtgcgagcacgaggctaccctcgcgccattagcctaaaacgggtcacgcgactgcgtgaccgacgcgaccgcgtcaatcagtatcagcgcaagtcgcgcgaccgcgtgccccatgcgaccgcgtcgattgCACCGCACAGCTTTCCTGatttgccacttatcttatctttctcttccccaaatcctatttttcttttttcctccttatttctttttcttcccttcttccttcttccttctttctcactttttacacactctctctctctcacccccattaacaaggtttttcatTCTcctctccttacttttctatttttcttcttatttttatatgttatcttcttttttttctttttactttcattattcatattttctttttctttcttctttttcctttttacttggtgttatcaatttatgtgagtcattatttattattatacgcttgtggattgttgtaaatttgtttgacaattatatattactttttaagggattacttgcatgttcaaattcttattttcaagagcttcttctacatgcatgttatgtgtttgtgaaaacgtcCATATGAcattatgaacttctctacatttttctactccaatattcaatgcttgcttttcacaaattccctttactattttattaattgaaatcaattgtcaatacaaacgtgatggtttgttacgagtgatgcttgatctatgctactcgtgccctttgccggcatgccaataaacaccttgcattcacttgtcatcatatgtactagctattttccattaatgagttttcacatgtactcatgagcgtgtgttaacatcatttaccttttaatgtgcatttctAACCATCCttttccattctcttccttgctctatatctttgaatttaatttactttctcttccctttttcaagatggccaccaagaaaggaaaagagaaagccattcccaaatcaacagcaagaagaggaacgaAGAGGGCATTAGTGGcaaagccttcttcaactgcagttaagccctcaacaaagaaaattaagaggattataaaggttgatgataaagaaagagccttcccagcaaaggacactgcgcgattccccaatcgctactgtgagcagatgttccccatcctagtagaaaggagttacaataacgaataccttcttctcctcccaaacctcATTGCTATATTTGTTGATCCACagattgcacaaagacaatgggatttcctacagagacaaccaaggcaggtcaatctttcttgggtagtcgagttctactccaacttccacctaccaaccctgcagtctgtctatgtccatcagaagcaagtccccattatagaagaggccattcaaaaagttctaagtcttccccctattccagaaggattggatgcctttcaagaagccgcactcaagcgccagatgtaccaatttgactgggacactgttctcagagttatcgcactacctggcagcagatggatctacggataccatcgtacccgccctaagggaatttcggcttcagcacttaccttggaggctcgcgtatgggcacagatcatgtcccattacgtctttctgagcactcacgagtcctcctttactgcggacatggccgttctactatggtgcatccttacagaccagcctctgaacctaccaagacacatccggaatgccatgggacacgtataaatcgcaggcaacttaccttttcctgccctggtctcagatcttatctcagcagtcggagtctcctacagagctggggacaccaaagccatgcttccccgggatgatcagtatgtccctaacgggaagtaccttagacttccagcagccactatcagccagcctactgaaccagttgaagatatcccttcttcaacaccacaagcgcctactacagaccaactgctccagcagatacttgcaaggttggatcggcaagaacacaaagctaagatgagagagcgccgtaacaagcgccgattcacatacctcaaggagctgatcatgggaaaattcaaggactcagacaccccggactccacttcctttaccagcacagggagccatgatggtcccgactgtggagatactgctaccaacccactcctattcttgacagatggcaccgaggatggtgcaaagccttaagtgtggggaggtcggtcagtacctgacttccggaggtaatttctcttacctaacaccaataaattaggatatttagttagatttttcttttatagaataggataaattacatagtaatagattagttgcatgcatgttttgcttgattgaaaaaacaataattttcttctaagaccctatctttggaacaaaatttcactaattttaattaaaacttttatgttaaatttgcttgaagttgtatttggaacatgatttttgagctaaagaacacacaacctgcaagatttgagcctttatgaatggttacattatttaaccataattattttattcttgtgtgtttacttctctatgattgtaatctatattttgtttcatcttatatgtccaatgtttattatatttatgttcggtaggtcggttaccggacggttcgggttgtgATCCGGGATGATGGTAGGGGGTCGTCAAGTCGTGGACTGCCGGTCAGCGATACGCGAGGTCCCAAGTACTTTGTGTGGAAAAAGGGGGGGTGCCacctacaaagacactccgacgcttttgtcagaatatgtgcaggcggaaAGAGGGTGGTGTAGGAACgtgacgtacctcgggggaagAGCCAGTCTttcccttatatacatgtcagtggTGGGCCCCATGGGGACAGGCCCATACCCTAAAAGATGCTGTCCCATAGCTGAGTGCGAGCCGTACagaacgcgtgtccgggtcggttacAGGATGCGTGGCCGGACGGGGTGGAgctcgggtcgggttgacccgcggggatcttgggccaggccgtaacagtgcccccgacgcgccAGTGATGGTTGAGAGGGACATCGGTGGCGCGTGATTTCCTCGTTCGTGTGTTGTCATCGGGTCGGCTGACCGTGGGAATGACGTGCCCCCTGCGCGCATGTCTCTTGGTTGCTAAGGCGACCGTTTCGTTGCTTCGTTCTTTgcgctgagcattaaatgctcataatgggtcaCAAAAAATCCCGCGCGCAAAGATCATTTTACCCCTGGCCTTTTGGCGCTTTGTGCAGCGGTTTTTAAACAGTTTCTTGTTTCCCTTGCTCCCATTCTTGCTATtcccctcttcttctctccctgATATCCAAAGCTTCTTGTTTGAGCGTCTCAGTGCTTCTTCCTTTACTTTCAAGCTCCTGCAACCAATTCAGGGGACTCTCCATCCCTATTTTCTTGCGCTTTGTTAACTTTTATTGTTGCGTGCTTGCTACTTGTATTCGGTCGTTCCTGCTTGTATTTTCTTTTTTGGGATTTGTTGCCATATGACCATTTGATGCTAGGTAGATGTGTTGAAGGAGGGGTACCATTCTTGGGTAGGTTTCTAGGTGATTTGTGCGATAGGTATAGCTTTTTAGCCGTATTTGGTCATGATTGAGTGGAAAGGGTATAGTTTCTGGGTTTTTCCCGGACTTCCGACCTCATAGgctaacggagtggtaccccgctgtaggtatgccaCGTGTCATCTCCCGGGCTTCCCCTTCCGTGGCGAGCTATGATCAGTACGTTTGGGTAACCTCGAATGTAAAGGACTCGCCAAACCAGATGGATCTGGCGGAGTTGACGGAGTTCCGACAAGCCGGGTACTTATGCGGGGGAACAGACAAAGAGGCCAATTATGAGACCTCCGTGCCTGCCCCCTATGAGCAGCTGTACGAGATCAATCTTCACTCTCCCCGGATCGCcgactggatttggttttacaaagccatgttcacccaggtcgGGGTTCGCCTTCCGTTTTCCGAGTTCCAGATGTGGCTCTTGAATCGGATATCCGTGTCGCCGTCACAGctccatccgaacagctgggtttctatccgctgtttcgagatggtttgcgagtatctcgagctgccggtgtcggtggatgtcttcctcttcttcttcaaccttaccaacccttccaaacaagggaaagcgaggaaagggttcCTCTCTTTCCGGTCTGCCCGGGGTAGGAGAATATTTGGTCTGTTCGAGGACTCCTACCATGGGTTTAAAGATAAATTCTTCAAAGTCCGCCCCATTAAAGGTCGCCACCCCTTTTGGTTGTCTTTAGAGGAGGAACGCCTCATCCCCACTTATTGGAGTTTTGGGGCGGGGTCGAATTCTTTTATTAAGGTGACGTATAAGAGGATGTCCTCGGTGGATAAGAAAATAGCCGATGTGCTATTCGCTCTTTTTGAAAAGAACCCCGTGAATCTCCATCTCCTCATGGGTGAGCGGGAGGCCGCCAGGAGCCATATCCGTGAGTCATCttgttttgtatttgtgttgtttATTACTGTTTGCTTTACGTGATCTAACGACTGATGTGTTTATCTGTTTGCTGTAATGGAAATGTCTGCTACAGTAACGGGTCTTGAGAACCTGATGAAGACCTTCTTCGAGGAAAGCGATGAAGAGAAGGCCGATGAGAAAGACACCGGGAACTCGGGTGGCCCCTCTGGGGAGAAAGAGGACCAGACTGTGCCCCCTCCCCAGGATACCATTATGTCGGAGAAGGGCTCCGCTGGGGTGCAGGGTTCGCCCCCTCCCGACGAGATGGCCACTGGTGGGCGTTTGCCTTCTACTCCCCAGGAAGACGATGATGTGGAACTTATCCACACTCCTAAGAAGAGGAGGGCGTCTGCGAGCCCGGAAGGGACTCTCACCATTATGGAGAGAAATTTTGACGCTACTCAATTCATTGACTCCCAGCTAATCCCTGGGACGGAGGAGCACTTTCTTGGGACCGACCTGgccgggcaggcgaggtggatgtaccggACACTGCTCAAGGGGGCCGTGATAGCTTGAAAGGCTGAATTCGAGTTGTCGGGAATGCAGGCCCTCCGGAGGAAACTCGAGTCCTCGGGAAAGGCAAACAACGATATGAAGGTGCAAGTTGATTTGCTCCAGAGCCAACTGTCCGAGATGGGGGAGAAGCTCAAGGCTTCCGAGGAGAAGGCGACGTCTGCTGCAGAGAAATTGAAGACTTCCGACGAGAATGTTGCCCGTTTAGTCGAGCGGGAAATGACCTTGGAGAGTCACCTGAATGCTGCACAAGGTCGGGTAGCGGCGGTGGAGAAGGAGCGTGACCAGGCCGTCTCATTGGCTAAAGCCGCCAAAGCCGAGGTCGAGGAGCTCAGGAAGAAGTTGAAGGCGACCAAAGAGCAGGGGAAGAGCGCGATTTCTATGACTGAAGATGCTCTGAAAGCCCAAGTGAAGATCGTGGCTCCCGAATTCGACACATCGGCTATCGGGGTCTTCAAAATGATCCAAGACGGCAAGGTTGTCGACATGCCTAGGAAGTGACTTCTTATAACTTGAACATTTTGATGTAGATTTGTTGAACATTTGTTGCATGTTTTGTAATTTGATACTTCGTAACATTTATGTTAAGTTAGTCGTTTGGCCGAGTGGCCGTTACTATCTTTCGCCTTGCTCGTCATATTATTTTTGTTATCGCCTTTTTGGGGTGGGCTCATTGCTTGTGCCCGTTTTGTCGTTTTTACGTTGGTAACGATTCGGACCGATTTGGTCGTGTTGTTGCCGTGTTAATTATGGCTATGGTCCatctggctcccggggtgatcagtcccgggctgCCGTTTTAGGACGCAATCGTGTGAAACGCGTATTGGGGAGCAACAGATAAGTAGGAGAATATTTTGACAAGTGGGAATTAATCGTCAGCTAGGCAAGCTTGTTAATATGGCAAGTATTCGATAAGAGTAAATAGCTAAAAAGTGACTAAAAATTAACATGTGAACAGAGCAAGCATACATGAGTCCGTTAGGCCTCCTGGTCGGTTTGCCTGAGTCAGGAGTAGAACCTTCTCAGGTTACCTGCATTCCATGTTCTAGAACCTTCCCAATTTGCctccagctttccttctccaagGGTCGGCAGACCGACGTCGTTGCGTTGCAGAACGAGGTCTCTTTCCCCAAAATCCCTCCTGAGGACTTTAGCGTTGTAgcgcagggctattctttgtttcaacGCTGTTTCTGACAAATGGGCCATCTCCCTCGTCTCCTCCACCAGGTCCTTTTCTACTGCTTCGTCCACACCTGCGAGCAGTAGCCGCAGGCTCGGTTCGCCAATTTCGACGGGTATCACGgcgtcgaccccgtatgttaggcgaaaAGGGGTTTCTCCCGTAGTGCTTTGCTCGGTTGTTCGGTAGGACCACAGGACCGAAGCGAGCTCGTTGGCCCATGCACCTTTCTTGTTGTCTAGGCAGTTCTTAAGGCCAAGTAAGATGACCTTGTTTGCGGACTCTACTTGTCCATTTGTCTGGGGGTGTTCAACTGAGGAAAATTTTTGTTTTACCCCTAGGCCGGTGAGGAGCTCCGtgaacttcttgtcagtgaaTTGTGTTCCATTATCCGAGATGACGACCTCTGGGATGCCGAACCGGGTTATCAcctgtctccacatgaacttcctgcAATTAGAGGAAGATATGCTGGCCAGTGGCTCAGCCTCTAtacatttggtgtagtagtcgatggccactatgagatatttgacttgtcctgggccaACTGGGAAAGGTCCTAgaaggtcgactccccattgagcGAAAGGTCGTGTAGTCGTCAGAAGGCTCAGCTCGGAGGCCGGCGCCTTGTGGAAattggcgttttgttgacactttacGCACTTTCTAACGAATTCCCTGGAGTCCTTCATCATTGATGGCCAATAGTgtccagctcggatgagcttcctcgctagggctttgcccccgatgtggtggccgcaacatccctcgtggacttctctaagtacatagtccgtctggtcggggggcaagcacttcaataggggctggctgagcccctttctgaacagttgcccttgtatgattgcatatctggccgcctcccttctcaATGTTTTGGCCGCTTTCTCATCGTCAGGCAACTTGCCGAGTTCCAGGAAGTTTGTGATGGGGTCCAACCACGAGGGGCTTGACTTCGTTAAATAGAGGGCGACCGTTGGCTCCTTCACCATGCCTTGGATGAGAGACCGGTTACCCACTCCTGGCTTCGTGCTCGCTAGTTTGGACAGGAGGtccgcccgtgtgttcctttctcttgggacGTGTTGGATCGTGACCTCTTGGAACTGACTTGTCATTTCTTtaaccttttccaagtatttttgcatgagggggtcccgggcttggtagcttcTGTTTACTTGCGAGGCGACGACCTGTGAGTCACTGCATACTTCGACCTTCATTGCCCCGACTTCCCGAGTTAGTATTAGTCCGCTTAGgagagcttcatattccgcttgattgttcgacacagggaactcgaacttggtcgattgctcGTAGATGACTCCTGCCGGGCTTTCTAAGATGACCCTGGCTcccccggacgtttggttggaggccccgtccacgtggagcctccaccgtgtgcctGTTTCCTCAGGAGGATCACCCGTTACCTCAACCAAAAAATCTGCCATTGCCTGGGCCTTGATTGCGTGCCGGGGCTCATACTGCAAGTCATATtgggagagctcgatggcccaggtcatcatcctaccaGCCAAATCAGGTTTTTGGAGTACTTGGCGAATTGCCTGATTCGTCCTCACGACTATACGGTGGCACTGGAAGTATTGCCTTAACCTTCAGGAGGAAGTTAGGAGTGTCAACGCCAGTTTTTCCAGTTTGCTGTACCTCAGCTTGGCTCCTTGTAGAGCCCTGCTGACGAAGTAGACCGGCTGCTGAGCTTTCCCTTCTTCTCTTACAAGCACTGCTGCAAGCGCTTCCTCTGTTACTGCCAGGTAGAGGTAGAGTGATTCTCCGGCCTTGGGCTTCCCGAGCATCGGAGGTGCTGCTAGGATctgcttgaagtggttgaatgcctccTTGCACGCTGGGGTCCTTCATATGCTATTCCCTTTTTCATCAGATTGAAGAAGGGTAGGGCTTTTGCTGCCGATGCACCGAGAAAACGGGATAAAGTCATCAGTCTTCCCGCCAATTGTTGGACATCTTTGATAcaacccgggctcttcatctggagaaTCGCTTGGCACTTCTCGGGGTTAGCTTCTACTCCTTTTGGGTGatcatgaatcccaggaacttcccggcctccatggcaaaggcgcactTGAGCGGcttaagcctcatgccgtgttgccgGAGGGACGCAAATACGCCCCCCAGGTCGCTCAGGAGATCGTCGGGTCGTATGGTTTTTGCgaggatgtcgtccacgtagacttccactgTCTTGCCTATAAGCTcactgaatatcttgttcatcaatcTCTGGTACGTGGCGCCAGCATTTttcagaccaaatggcattactttgtagcaatagatccctcctggcgttatgaacgctgttttttcctcgtcgggtcggtgcatcaGTATCTGGTTGTACccagagtaggcgtccatgaaactcagataccggtaccccgccGCTGCGTCGACGAGTGCGTCAATGTTGGGCAGGGGATAGCAGTCCTTAGGACATGCCTTATTGAGGTCAGAGTAGTCtacacacattctccacctcccattGTGTTTTTTCACCAAAACTACGTTCGACAACCAGGTCAAGTAGTCCAGTTCCCGTATGAACCCTGCTTCAAGGAGGCTGGCCGCCTGtctggccacctcctctgccctttcctgTGACATCTTTCTCTTCCTCTGGGCCACTGGCTTGGCTTCTGGTTTGACGGCCAGATGGTGTGACATGAGCTGgggatctatccctggcatgtcggctgGTATCCAAGCGAAAAGGTCGGCATTGGTtctgatcatctccatcaaagGCTCCTTTAATTCATAGGGAAGGTTTCTGTTTATGAACGTGAACTTCTCGTCCCCATCACCGACCCTAAATTTTTCCAAATCCCCTTCCGGCTCAGGTCTGGGCTTGTCATCTAtcctggcgtccaggtcggcgAGGAAGACCTCCGATGCTTCTTTGGAATTTTTCCTGAGAGAGAGACTGGCGTGGTCGCAGGCGACCGCCGTTTCCAAGTCTCCTCTGATGGATCCTACGGATCCGTCATCAGCAACAAATTTCATCACGAGCAGTTTCGTACTAATAGCTGCCCCCAGGTCGTTGATGGTTTTTC carries:
- the LOC107640939 gene encoding uncharacterized protein K02A2.6-like → MWRQVITRFGIPEVVISDNGTQFTDKKFTELLTGLGVKQKFSSVEHPQTNGQVESANKVILLGLKNCLDNKKGAWANELASVLWSYRTTEQSTTGETPFRLTYGVDAVIPVEIGEPSLRLLLAGVDEAVEKDLVEETREMAHLSETALKQRIALRYNAKVLRRDFGERDLVLQRNDVGLPTLGEGKLEANWEGSRTWNAGNLRRFYS